From the genome of Capsicum annuum cultivar UCD-10X-F1 chromosome 4, UCD10Xv1.1, whole genome shotgun sequence:
CTGGATTCAACCTCCCAGTACCAAGGCTGAATACTTGAAACGGACGACCAGTTAAATGACCATACTTTAACAAAGCAACATCTTCAGCACCACAGCAAAATAAGGATATCATTTTGGAACTGCATCATAGCGAGATAACATATCCGGAAAGTCATTTGATAGCGAACTCTTTATTGAAACCTACATTTCTCATAAAAAAGTAGAACACATATATCAATcataaatgaccaaaaaatgAAATGTCAGATACCAGATCACTTCTTGAATTTAGATCAAGCTTCCATGGGGTTCTCTCACTCCTACTACTTAATAAGTATTCTATTTTTTACACATATTTGGCCAAAGAGCAATCCATTGGAAGCTCATACATTAATTTGGATACAAAATAGTACAATCATCCTCAGCACTAAAAAAATAACATGATACAGCCAGAATAGACAAGAGCTAAAGCGGATGTAGCCTTTTGGTTATGGGTTCATCTGAACCTATAACTTTTCACACGAAGTATAGATATACAACAATATACCTCTAACAACATAACAATGGGACGGATCTAGTATCCTCAATTTTAAACAACAAAACACTAATTTTAAACCAGACCAAAATTAACTTAAAGGCGCGTGGGCAGGTTCATGCTCAAAGTGCTTAATATAAGTCAAGAATATGTGAAACAGTTTGATTACACAAGCAATGTTGAACAACAAATAGAAACCAGAGATTAACCAAATCAAAACATAAGTTCCACAATAATATTGGAGATACgacaaataaaatcattaaactaGATATGTAGGAACATCAGGAACTTGGAACTCAAGATGTATGGGAATCATTATCCCCTTGATCGCAGTCTCGGGGAAGATCCTCGTGAGCATCGGCATGACTTGGCGGATGCATCTCTTGATCATCTTGATTGTCCTCACCCTCATCAGGAATATCCACATGTATGTCTGCAGGAGATAGCTGAGGAGTAGGCAACATATCTTTTTCGGCTTTTGCCTCCATCTCACGGGCAGTGAGGATGGCAGCATCAAGGTTCGCAATACCTGCTTTGACCTCTTCCAGAGTGGACCTCCGGACATTCCACCTCATAAATTCAGTCTTACGAGTGAGGCGTTCCTCTCCCTTGTTTACGTCAGCAAGGGCTATGTTTCTCTGCTCTTCGAGGTCCTTGTTGTAGCTCTTCAAGACGGAAATTTCATTTTCTGAAGACTGGAGAGCTCCTTTCTGTCTTTGAAGTATACTCCTAGCCCTGGCAAGTTGACCACTAATCTTATCTAAATCAGCCCTAGCTGATAGCTCACTTCTTAGCCGCTGAAGCTCATCTTCTAGGAAGGTTTCTCTTTCTGCACAAGCACGAAGATCCTCCTCCATGGTTTTCATGTCTAATTGCATGAAGCAACAGTCCGAGCGAAGTTGGTCAGCTTCATGTCGATATGCCTTTTTCTCTCGGTTGGCACAATCCAAATGCCGGTTAGCATACTATAAAACTAATGGTGGCCCGTTCAAAACCTgtctttgcctcttgaagatcagcCTTTAGCCTCGACGTAAGTTCAGCGGCTGCCACGTCCTGTGATTTCCTGTTGGCAAGCTCAGCCTTCAGGGCAGCAATCTCTAATGCTTGAGAATCCAATTGAATTTGCAGATCTTTTCTTCCCCTAAGGCTAAGCAAACCTTCACCCAAGAGTGTGCTGGCctgagagaaaacaaagaaaaatagtcAGATCAAGATCCGAGAAAAACAGACCAACGTAATTAAGGTGAGAAAGCATTACCCGATCCAAGGCTTGTAAGCCCTCCTCAAACAAACGTTCCTCTGGCGACCCATCCGATCCACTTTCACACCTTGGAGGGCAAGAGGAAGTATCTGGATTGGCAGAGAAACCTGGAGTACTCACCCTTTCCAATGCATTGCCCAGCTGAGGGAGCTCAAACTCTGTCATGGCTTCGTTGGAGGGGACGAATAAAGGCAATACAAGCTGATAAGAGCATGGCTGTTTGGGCAAGACTTTGTGACCTCGCCACACGAGAGCAATAACTTCATTGTCAGTTTCCTCCACGTCCTCAAGGTCAATCACAGCATGCGTAGAAAGATGATTAGTTTCACAAGGAGGCGGGGAAACTTCGCCTTGAGTACGCACGCAGTACCCATCGTTCACAACGTGTGCAAGGGAACTAGCCTTCACAAGCCGCCTCCGCTTTTCTGATGGGAGTTGTGAGGATGAAGAAAAATCATCACGGTTAGTAGAAACCAACTTTCTATTGTTCCTCTTAGCTTCGACAGTCCGACGACCAGACGCCGCCAGATCAACATCTAGATCTGCCACCACCAACTTTTTTGAAGGGAAACCTATTAAGATGGGCATCAAGTTCAGACTAAAatgtaaacataaaataagaagaCACTAATTAATTATCCCAACCACAAAATTATAATCTTAGATTGCAGAGAAAATATATCAAACTTTCAACTTGAGTTCATGAGttttctttcttgttcttctttcttTAATATTCTCATTCTTCTCCTGCAATTTCTTCTCTTTTGAAACCAACAGTAAGTTTGCAGATAGAATAGAGCAGTACATACGTAACCAAAATACTGGAGAAATTGCTACTCGGTTGCAATAGCATGTGGGCTACACGTTAGTATAAGATGAGGATAAAGATGCTCGAATATGTcttctacaaaaataaaaaatcacggGAGCGGATATACGAAGGAGCGTACCATGATTTTTCGCAATCCAACGATTTTCCGATATTTTCTTCCATGACCTGTCCTCGTGGTGAGAAACTTCAAGAATGCACTGGACCCATTGACGAAGATCCGCCACGGCATCCGGCATCCATTCGGTGGctgataaaggaaaaaataggAGAAGAGAATGAGTTAAAGGACAAAATTATAATATAACCCTAAAAATGGTTCTTCTTTCTCACTTACGATTCATGTTCCACGCCTCTGGGAAGGGAAGATGATGGTCCGGGATAATCTCCGAAGTCCTCACAAATACGAACCTCTCCATCCAACGACGATCTTTTGACTCATCTATGCTCGACAAAAGACCTGATTTTCCTCGTTTGATGAGATATATAACCCCACCTCGAAAAGTTCGAGGAGAATAGAGACACATCAAGTGGCTTAAAGTGAAAGTTGCATTAGGACCAAAAGCTTTAACGGACAAGTAACGAAGGCAGGTGACGGTCCTCCATACCGCCGGACCTATTTGAGCAAGACAAATGCTATAGCATACGCACATATCTAAGATTACTGGGTCAATCGCAGGCTCAAAACCTAAGGTGAACGGATAAGTATATACATTGGAAAACCCCGATTTAAAGGAGGTTATAGCATCAGGAATAAGGAGTTCGGTAACCCTATCCCAGTGACAGTCCCTCCGAACGACTTCAAAAATAGAAGAATCTATC
Proteins encoded in this window:
- the LOC107868317 gene encoding uncharacterized protein LOC107868317 isoform X1 → MERFVFVRTSEIIPDHHLPFPEAWNMNPTEWMPDAVADLRQWVQCILEVSHHEDRSWKKISENRWIAKNHGFPSKKLVVADLDVDLAASGRRTVEAKRNNRKLVSTNRDDFSSSSQLPSEKRRRLVKASSLAHVVNDGYCVRTQGEVSPPPCETNHLSTHAVIDLEDVEETDNEVIALVWRGHKVLPKQPCSYQLVLPLFVPSNEAMTEFELPQLGNALERVSTPGFSANPDTSSCPPRCESGSDGSPEERLFEEGLQALDRASTLLGEGLLSLRGRKDLQIQLDSQALEIAALKAELANRKSQDVAAAELTSRLKADLQEAKTGFERATISFIVC
- the LOC107868317 gene encoding uncharacterized protein LOC107868317 isoform X2; this translates as MPDAVADLRQWVQCILEVSHHEDRSWKKISENRWIAKNHGFPSKKLVVADLDVDLAASGRRTVEAKRNNRKLVSTNRDDFSSSSQLPSEKRRRLVKASSLAHVVNDGYCVRTQGEVSPPPCETNHLSTHAVIDLEDVEETDNEVIALVWRGHKVLPKQPCSYQLVLPLFVPSNEAMTEFELPQLGNALERVSTPGFSANPDTSSCPPRCESGSDGSPEERLFEEGLQALDRASTLLGEGLLSLRGRKDLQIQLDSQALEIAALKAELANRKSQDVAAAELTSRLKADLQEAKTGFERATISFIVC